The Tolypothrix sp. PCC 7712 region GAGGGCAGCGAAATTTAAAAATTATAAATTACTCTTGTGGCTAGTTGATTTTACTGCTAACCTTTTTTATGGTTGTCAGTAAAAAGCACATCACGGCTGTGCGATCGCCACAAGAGCAGGTTTTTAGTTTACTAGAGAAAACATTAATTCGCCTTCAGCCGCTAACTGACCGTCCACTTCAGCACGACCTTGCATTTTAGCGAAACGACGTTGTTTAACCCACAACAGTTCCACCGTCATGACGAGTTGATCGCCGGGAACTACTTGCCGACGGAAGCGGACTTTATCAATCCCAGCAAACACAAATAGTCCACCTTCATATTCCGGTAGCTGTGTCATGACTATACCGCCTACCTGTGCCATTGCTTCGACAATTAGCACTCCAGGCATTAGCGGCCGTCCGGGGAAATGTCCTTGAAAATGGGGTTCATTAATGGTGACATTTTTCACGCCTACCGCTAGTTTGCCTGGTACATAGTCAATAATTTTATCTACCAGTAAAAATGGGTAGCGATGGGGCAACAGGCTTTGAATTTCTTCAATAGCCAAGGTTTTTTTCGGCTCTGGTGCGCTTTGATTGCCATTAGCAGCAGCTGCGATCGCATCGACGGTATTGGCTTCGGTGAGGGTTGTCATTGGCTATATGTTTGGTTTTTTATCTGGAATCGAGTCAGCGACGGAATTTTAGATTTTAGATTTTGGATTTTGGATTGATTCAAAAATCTAAAATTTTCTGTGCCAGTTGAATGTGTAAATTGTGGCTGGCCTTATACGCTAAGAAGTGAGCACGGGGGATATTTCCCACTAAACTCAAATCTCCTACTAAATCCAAGATTTTATGACGTACTGGTTCATTTGCAAATCTTAATGGTGGATTTAACCAGCCATCAGGGCCACAAACCAGGGCATTTTCTAAACTACCACCTTTGATTAACCCAGACTTTTGCAGATGTTCGATTTGATGCAATAAACCAAAAGTACGAGCAGGGGCAATTTCTGTAGCAAAGTCTGTATAAGGATTTCCTATATTGGAATTAAGTGACCAACTGTGCCATTGATTACCAATAGCAGGCAAATCGAAGTCAATACCATAGCTAAAACGGGTTTCTGGTGCGGGGATAGCCGCCACAAAAGTATCACCCTCATAAATCCAAATTGGCTCTTGGATAGCTAGGGGTGTTTCGTCTGCAGTTACAGATTGCGATCGCAACCCGACTTGGGCGATACTTTCCGCCCATACCTTTGCGGAACCATCCATTAACGGCACTTCTGGCCCATTAATTTCAATGCGGGCGTTATCCACACCCATACCCACCAGAGAAGCCAATAAATGCTCTACAGTGCGGATAGAAGCCACGCCTTTACCCAACTGGGTAGAAAGAACAGTTTGACTAACTGCGGCAACTTGCGCCGGAATAATTGGCGAATCTGGTAAATCGACTCGCACAAAGTAGCGCCCGCTACCTACTTCAGCTGGTAGTATTCGCACCTGAGTATTAGCACCACTATGCAATCCCACTCCAGCTTGAGTGATTGCTGCGGCTATTGTGTGTTGTTGCATAAGTTTGGGGATTGGGGACTAGGGACTGGGGACTAGGGACTGGGGAACTCGGGGCTCCCTCTGGGGATAAGGGGTAATGGGGATTGGAGATTTGGCAAAGCAGGGAGGAGGGGGACAGGGAGCAAGGGAGAAATCGTAAATTCCAATTACCAATTACCCATTACCAATGCCCAATGCCCCATGCCCCATGCCCAATGCCCATTTAAAACCTCTCCCCAATCCCAAAGTTGATGCGGCTGTCGCCGTCGTCGTTGATACCGTAGTCAACCCGAATTGGGCCT contains the following coding sequences:
- a CDS encoding histidine kinase, translated to MEIWQSREEGDREQGRNRKFQLPITHYQCPMPHAPCPMPI
- the fabZ gene encoding 3-hydroxyacyl-ACP dehydratase FabZ, which codes for MTTLTEANTVDAIAAAANGNQSAPEPKKTLAIEEIQSLLPHRYPFLLVDKIIDYVPGKLAVGVKNVTINEPHFQGHFPGRPLMPGVLIVEAMAQVGGIVMTQLPEYEGGLFVFAGIDKVRFRRQVVPGDQLVMTVELLWVKQRRFAKMQGRAEVDGQLAAEGELMFSLVN
- the lpxC gene encoding UDP-3-O-acyl-N-acetylglucosamine deacetylase yields the protein MQQHTIAAAITQAGVGLHSGANTQVRILPAEVGSGRYFVRVDLPDSPIIPAQVAAVSQTVLSTQLGKGVASIRTVEHLLASLVGMGVDNARIEINGPEVPLMDGSAKVWAESIAQVGLRSQSVTADETPLAIQEPIWIYEGDTFVAAIPAPETRFSYGIDFDLPAIGNQWHSWSLNSNIGNPYTDFATEIAPARTFGLLHQIEHLQKSGLIKGGSLENALVCGPDGWLNPPLRFANEPVRHKILDLVGDLSLVGNIPRAHFLAYKASHNLHIQLAQKILDF